One region of Purpureocillium takamizusanense chromosome 4, complete sequence genomic DNA includes:
- a CDS encoding uncharacterized protein (COG:S~EggNog:ENOG503PEV2) — translation MYWDVEVSCGKFQVLNGTIQEVYAEALRLNPGFSLRHKPAPRGLNQKRSDVRCGNWPLANKGRIQEGINYLRTAPAAPRNGPGPGNCGRVSCSHNSAIWWCNDNTVAKTLDSWNWVADSAQHIVNNCAARASHVSGQNFEAGNWNTIVRQDWC, via the exons ATGTATTGGGATGTTGAGGTGTCGTGCGGCAAGTTCCAGGTCCTGAACGGCACCATCCAGGAGGTATACGCCGAGGCTCTTCGTCTCAACCCCGGCTTTTCCCTCCGGCACAAACCGGCGCCGAGAGGGCTGAACCAGAAGCGCAGCGATGTCAGGTGCGGCAACTGGCCGCTCGCAAACAAGGGCCGCATACAGGAGGGCATCAATTACCTGCGTACCGCACCGGCGGCTCCGCGCAACGGGCCAGGTCCGGGGAACTGTGGCCGCGTGAGCTGTTCCCACAACTCCGCCATATGGTGGTGCAACGAT AACACAGTGGCCAAGACTTTGGATAGTTGGAACTGGGTTGCGGATAGCGCGCAGCACATTGTCAATAAttgcgcggcgcgcgcgagccaTGTCTCGGGACAGAACTTTGAGGCGGGCAATTGGAACACAATTGTGCGTCAAGACTGGTGCTGA
- a CDS encoding uncharacterized protein (COG:J~EggNog:ENOG503P2S2), which translates to MPRLPPWLLRQAKQQSHDLAALLPACRDMPSARNELRWIEQHVRETTAPARCSSSRVRELCQSRGRGVPLQYILGSQPFGHLDIKCRPGVLIPRPETEAYTCHLVDSIKRGQVPGLTPARGLSIIDFCTGTGCIPLLLFASLQRWAARLDVLGVDIAAAALRLANDNVHHNEQQGNLSVNEQQRLSISRTDVFDDADIEALAATRWDVIVSNPPYVSQRVWDYGHGQLGYSVRKYEPKLALVPGQGIAVPDGWERQDVFYARLLDVASVLRPKAMLLELGDEAQARRILAHMAEHPLVRGLVVEVWRDWPDGADDAGTQTLDVLGSGQPWSVPVKGAGHIRCIFVKGMRQ; encoded by the coding sequence ATGCCACGACTCCCGCCATGGCTCCTCCGCCAGGCCAAGCAGCAGTCCCATGACCTCGCAGCCTTGCTGCCCGCGTGCAGGGAcatgccctcggcgcgcaaCGAGCTGCGCTGGATCGAGCAGCACGTccgggagacgacggcgcccgctcgctgcagcagcagccgcgtcCGGGAGCTCTGCCAGTcgcgtggccgcggcgtgccCCTGCAGTACATCCTTGGGTCGCAGCCGTTCGGCCACCTTGACATCAAGTGCAGGCCCGGCGTGCTCATCCCGCGGCCCGAAACGGAGGCCTACACGTGCCACCTCGTAGACTCGATCAAAAGGGGCCAGGTCCCTGGGCTGAcccccgcgcgcgggctGAGCATCATCGACTTTTGCACCGGCACGGGATGCATCCCGCTGCTCCTCTTTGCCTCGCTCCAGCGCTgggccgcgcgcctcgacgtgcttggcgtcgacatcgccgccgccgctctccgCCTCGCGAACGACAATGTCCACCACAacgagcagcagggcaaCCTGAGTGTTAACGAGCAGCAGAGGCTGAGCATCTCACGCACAGACGTgtttgacgacgccgacattGAAGCGCTGGCAGCGACGCGCTGGGACGTCATCGTCTCGAATCCGCCCTACGTATCCCAGCGCGTATGGGACTACGGCCACGGGCAGCTGGGGTATTCCGTGCGAAAGTACGAGCCCAAGCTTGCCCTCGTTCCCGGGCAAGGCATCGCGGTGCCGGACGGCTGGGAGCGCCAGGACGTCTTCTACGCCCGGCTCCTGGACGTGGCCTCGGTCTTGCGGCCAAAGGCGAtgctgctcgagctcggcgatgaAGCGCAGGCGCGGAGGATTCTCGCCCATATGGCAGAACATCCGTTGGTGCGTGGATTGGTCGTCGAGGTCTGGCGGGACTGGCCCGATGGCGCTGACGATGCAGGCACCCAGAcgctcgacgtcctcggctcGGGCCAGCCGTGGAGCGTACCAGTCAAAGGAGCCGGCCACATTCGCTGTATCTTCGTCAAGGGAATGAGACAGTGA
- the RPB11 gene encoding DNA-directed RNA polymerase II core subunit (EggNog:ENOG503P5DE~COG:K~BUSCO:EOG0926591L), whose amino-acid sequence MNAPDRFELFLLSEGEKKIEEKVYSGMSNTSDFILNKEDHTLGNLLSEHLKLHPNVYMAGYKLGHPNVPQLFIRLQTDGTKTPREVFCAVCEKLINQLESLHQEFTREWELRRITNVGEQGNMQTNGH is encoded by the exons ATGAACGCCCCGGATCG TTTCGAGCTCTTCTTGCtcagcgagggcgagaagaagatTGAGGAGAAGGTGTACTCTG GCATGTCAAACACGTCCGACTTTATCCTGAACAAGGAGGACCACACTCTGGGCAACCTGCTCTCGGAGCACCTGAAGCTGCACCCCAATGTCTACATGGCTGGTTATAAGC TCGGCCACCCCAACGTACCACAGCTGTTCATTCGGCTGCAGACCGACGGCACCAAGACGCCGCGCGAGGTCTTTTGCGCCGTATGCGAGAAGCTCATCAACCAGCTCGAGTCGCTGCACCAAGAGTTTACGCGCGAGTGggagctgcgccgcatcacaaacgtcggcgagcagggcaaCATGCAAACAAACGGCCACTGA
- the LSM5 gene encoding RNA-binding protein lsm5 (COG:A~EggNog:ENOG503P554), with product MASQLLPLELIDKCVGSRIWVIMKGDKEFSGTLVGFDDYVNMVLEDVTEFDYSGNHTSLPKILLNGNNICMLIPGGEGPEAAA from the exons ATGGCCTCCCAGCTGCTCCCCCTCG AGCTTATCGACAAGTGTGTCGGCTCACGGATATGGGTCATTATGAAGGGCGACAAGG AGTTTAGCGGGAcgctcgtcggcttcgacgACTACGTCA ACATGGTCTTGGAGGATGTGACGGAATT TGACTACAGCGGCAACCACACTTCGCTGCCGAAGATTCTGTTGAACGGAAACAATATTTGCATG TTGATCCCTGGAGGCGAGGGGCCCGAGGCAGCCGCGTGA
- a CDS encoding uncharacterized protein (EggNog:ENOG503Q3AB~COG:L) — translation MVIGCGGRHGASAERARSLMTYKCEYKGLSRVAGNAAGLLRASLRPPTKTTTTLADAASAPICRTRRTRCRSLPFIMKRAMTADRSGGSHRLWNPTLGIRFSPSPTSTPPPLYPPLDVARFAHAAAGAERSVDVLEGGTEDEKGRRDEGHRIHAGPSKLLAEEAVNVPAPADGSRGGTQTMSAANVAPSAVDAGERGKAQDRAVNPSSPPRTSLGFNMSDDLFHAARTAAGGSPESYWSHKLYRRGFEKVVVHYCTSRHTMELVCRKYFLGEPVLGFDLEWQSYATLAHGPRENVSLIQIASPSRIGLFHVALFGSSSSSSTTSRKASPEDRSVFVAPTFRAIMQDSDVTKVGVHIQGDCTHLRKHLGVCTRGVFELSHLYKQVKYSAARTPGLINRRIIALSTLVEECLRLPLYKAPSVRSSNWMRRLNDKQLQCTCVTLRQGCASAVSFLFNFSLSVCLCV, via the coding sequence ATGGTCattggctgcggcggccgtcatggaGCTTCCGCAGAGCGTGCCCGGTCGTTGATGACCTACAAGTGCGAATATAAGGGGCTCTCACGCGTCGCAGGCAATGCTGCCGGGCTTCTGCGCGCGTCTCTTCGCCCCCccacgaagacgacgacgacacttGCTGATGCCGCTTCGGCTCCCATCTGCCGCACGCGACGAACCAGGTGCCGCTCTCTGCCATTTATCATGAAACGAGCCATGACTGCGGACAGGTCAGGCGGCAGTCACCGCCTGTGGAATCCCACGCTGGGGATCCGCTTCTCGCCCAGCccaacgtcgacgccgccgccgctgtaCCCTCCGCTGGACGTGGCTCGCttcgcccatgccgccgccggcgcggaaCGCAGCGTCGACGTGCTAGAGGGGGGGACCGAGGATGAGAAAGGGAGGCGTGACGAAGGCCACCGAATCCACGCCGGCCCGTCGAAACTCCTCGCGGAAGAAGCCGTCAACGTCCCAGCGCCGGCAGACGGCAGCCGGGGCGGCACCCAGACCATGTCCGCCGCCAATGTAGCGCCTTCGGCGgtggacgccggcgagcgtGGCAAGGCCCAGGACCGCGCCGTGaacccgtcgtcgccgccgcgcacatCGCTGGGCTTCAACATGTCGGACGACCTGTTCCACGCGGCCCgtaccgccgccggcgggtcCCCCGAGTCGTACTGGTCACACAAGCTCTACCGGCGCGGTTTCGAAAAGGTCGTCGTCCACTACTGCACCAGCAGGCACACCATGGAGTTGGTTTGCCGCAAGTacttcctcggcgagccTGTCCTCGGCTTCGATCTCGAGTGGCAGTCCTACGCGACACTCGCCCATGGGCCCCGCGAGAACGTCTCCCTCATCCAAATCGCGAGCCCCAGCCGCATCGGCCTTTTCCACGTGGCCCTGTTcggctcctcttcctcctcgtccaccacctcccgCAAGGCGTCCCCCGAAGACCGCTCCGTCTTCGTCGCGCCCACATTTCGCGCCATCATGCAGGACTCAGACGTCACCAAGGTCGGCGTGCACATCCAGGGCGACTGCACCCATCTCAGAAAGCACCTCGGCGTGTGCACCCGCGGCGTCTTCGAGCTCAGCCACCTATACAAGCAGGTCAAGTActcggccgcccgcacgCCAGGCCTCATCAACAGGAGGATCATCGCCCTGTCCACCCTGGTCGAGGAgtgcctgcgcctgccgctGTACAAAGCCCCCAGTGTCCGCTCGAGCAACTGGATGCGACGCCTCAACGACAAGCAGCTGCAGTGTACGTGTGTGACTTTGCGCCAAGGCTGCGCTTCTGCTGTTTCTTTCTTGTTCAActtttctctctctgtctgtctgtgtgtgtaG
- a CDS encoding uncharacterized protein (EggNog:ENOG503Q3AB~COG:L): MVIGCGGRHGASAERARSLMTYKCEYKGLSRVAGNAAGLLRASLRPPTKTTTTLADAASAPICRTRRTRCRSLPFIMKRAMTADRSGGSHRLWNPTLGIRFSPSPTSTPPPLYPPLDVARFAHAAAGAERSVDVLEGGTEDEKGRRDEGHRIHAGPSKLLAEEAVNVPAPADGSRGGTQTMSAANVAPSAVDAGERGKAQDRAVNPSSPPRTSLGFNMSDDLFHAARTAAGGSPESYWSHKLYRRGFEKVVVHYCTSRHTMELVCRKYFLGEPVLGFDLEWQSYATLAHGPRENVSLIQIASPSRIGLFHVALFGSSSSSSTTSRKASPEDRSVFVAPTFRAIMQDSDVTKVGVHIQGDCTHLRKHLGVCTRGVFELSHLYKQVKYSAARTPGLINRRIIALSTLVEECLRLPLYKAPSVRSSNWMRRLNDKQLQYAASDAYAGIQLYYVLEGKRMALDPCPPRPHNAELGLPIPFIMPKSDPEPGSDADDSIQEQPTSGNAAAAAASTPQSAAVTQTPEEAPSLLPSPEPRNPPVAPRADLRRREFRSSEYMPKAVPSPLPPPKAQDARVVAAELCSREYRSSKQMRVLAAPAALRAYYLWHANDGLGPGPIARLLRDPPLQVNTVVSYILDAIKAEGLPYDKARLGEEILPLLDTNRVDGRYRSLTEACAADGSGGAAS, translated from the exons ATGGTCattggctgcggcggccgtcatggaGCTTCCGCAGAGCGTGCCCGGTCGTTGATGACCTACAAGTGCGAATATAAGGGGCTCTCACGCGTCGCAGGCAATGCTGCCGGGCTTCTGCGCGCGTCTCTTCGCCCCCccacgaagacgacgacgacacttGCTGATGCCGCTTCGGCTCCCATCTGCCGCACGCGACGAACCAGGTGCCGCTCTCTGCCATTTATCATGAAACGAGCCATGACTGCGGACAGGTCAGGCGGCAGTCACCGCCTGTGGAATCCCACGCTGGGGATCCGCTTCTCGCCCAGCccaacgtcgacgccgccgccgctgtaCCCTCCGCTGGACGTGGCTCGCttcgcccatgccgccgccggcgcggaaCGCAGCGTCGACGTGCTAGAGGGGGGGACCGAGGATGAGAAAGGGAGGCGTGACGAAGGCCACCGAATCCACGCCGGCCCGTCGAAACTCCTCGCGGAAGAAGCCGTCAACGTCCCAGCGCCGGCAGACGGCAGCCGGGGCGGCACCCAGACCATGTCCGCCGCCAATGTAGCGCCTTCGGCGgtggacgccggcgagcgtGGCAAGGCCCAGGACCGCGCCGTGaacccgtcgtcgccgccgcgcacatCGCTGGGCTTCAACATGTCGGACGACCTGTTCCACGCGGCCCgtaccgccgccggcgggtcCCCCGAGTCGTACTGGTCACACAAGCTCTACCGGCGCGGTTTCGAAAAGGTCGTCGTCCACTACTGCACCAGCAGGCACACCATGGAGTTGGTTTGCCGCAAGTacttcctcggcgagccTGTCCTCGGCTTCGATCTCGAGTGGCAGTCCTACGCGACACTCGCCCATGGGCCCCGCGAGAACGTCTCCCTCATCCAAATCGCGAGCCCCAGCCGCATCGGCCTTTTCCACGTGGCCCTGTTcggctcctcttcctcctcgtccaccacctcccgCAAGGCGTCCCCCGAAGACCGCTCCGTCTTCGTCGCGCCCACATTTCGCGCCATCATGCAGGACTCAGACGTCACCAAGGTCGGCGTGCACATCCAGGGCGACTGCACCCATCTCAGAAAGCACCTCGGCGTGTGCACCCGCGGCGTCTTCGAGCTCAGCCACCTATACAAGCAGGTCAAGTActcggccgcccgcacgCCAGGCCTCATCAACAGGAGGATCATCGCCCTGTCCACCCTGGTCGAGGAgtgcctgcgcctgccgctGTACAAAGCCCCCAGTGTCCGCTCGAGCAACTGGATGCGACGCCTCAACGACAAGCAGCTGCAGT ATGCCGCGTCGGACGCCTACGCTGGCATCCAGCTGTACTACGTCTTAGAGGGAAAACGCATGGCGCTCGatccctgcccgccgcgacctcacaacgccgagctcggcctccCCATCCCTTTTATAATGCCAAAGTCAGACCCGGAGCCGGGCagtgacgccgacgactcCATTCAGGAACAGCCCACCAGtggcaacgccgccgccgccgccgcatccacGCCCCAATCCGCCGCAGTGACGCAGACGCCCGAGGAAGCCCCATCCCTTCTCCCATCTCCCGAGCCTCGCaacccgcccgtcgccccccgCGCTgatctccgccgccgcgagttCCGCTCCTCCGAGTACATGCCCAAGGCAGTCCCATCCCCTCTACCACCCCCCAAGGCTCAGgacgcgcgcgtcgtcgccgctgagCTCTGCAGCCGCGAGTACCGCTCCTCCAAGCAGATGCgcgtgttggcggcgccggccgccctgcgcgcctaCTACCTGTGGCACGCCAACGACGGACTGGGGCCTGGCCCGATTGCCAGACTCTTGAGAGACCCGCCACTCCAGGTCAACACCGTCGTGTCGTACATCCTTGACGCCATCAAAGCGGAGGGGCTCCCCTACGACAAGGCGAGGCTTGGTGAGGAGATACTGCCACTGCTGGACACGAACCGGGTAGATGGACGGTACCGCTCCCTCACGGAGGCGTGCGCGGCGGACGGCTCAGGGGGCGCGGCATCATGA
- the YTM1_1 gene encoding ribosome biogenesis protein ytm1 (COG:Z~EggNog:ENOG503NU6D) produces MDSSPTQVKVIFTTSEPDLQLPESKQQLLVPADIKRYGLSRILNSESMLDTSSPVPLDFLANGTFLRTSIDEYLTANGLSSETTLTLQYVRSLLPPVYEASFQHDDWVSGVDVLSATSPAGSLADAANVNERLASASYDGLVRIWNPSGETVATSSSGRAGGHTQRANAVRWLSPTQLASAGLDRKVVVWDYSEADDGFTGSLKPSMELFGHEKSINGIDVNGSTGRILTASSDGRVGVWTSSKRAAPQADPDSLPSAHSSKRAKLSAAAGSTAQRGPLAMIPMHNEAVTAAIFHPNDATVAYSASQDHTVRTIDLTTQKEVSRLTTMHPIMCAAALPTNSLIAAGTSARHITLLDPRESAAATAAMTLRGHVNMVVSLSPSPENDYSLVSGSHDSTCRVWDLRSVRPGGLEEGGGRVSEAAYTIGREWLQGKKLPAAGDGAKVLSVVWDKTWGIVSGGEDKKVQINRGRGLLSS; encoded by the exons ATGGACTCTTCACCGACCCAGGTGAAGGTCATCTTCACCACCAGCGAGCCTGACCTGCAGCTTCCCGAGTCCAAGCAGCAGTTGCTCGTGCCCGCCG ACATTAAGCGCTATGGCCTCTCGCGCATCCTCAACTCCGAGTCCATGCTCGAcacctcgtcgcccgtcccCCTCGACTTCCTCGCCAACGGCACCTTTCTGCGCACCAGCATCGACGAGTACCTCACCGCCAACGGCTTGTCGTCCGAAACCACCTTGACCCTCCAGTACGTCCGCAGCCTGCTGCCCCCTGTCTACGAGGCGAGCTTCCAGCACGACGACTGGgtcagcggcgtcgacgtcctGTCGGCAACCTCGCCGGCCGGtagcctcgccgacgcggcaaACGTCAACGAGCGGCTCGCCAGCGCATCCTACGACGGGCTGGTGAGGATATGGAACCCATCCGGCGAGACCGTGGCCACCTCTTCCTCTGGACGGGCCGGCGGTCATACCCAGCGCGCCAATGCCGTCCGGTGGCTGTCGCCGACGCAGCTCGCTTCGGCTGGCCTCGACCGCaaggtcgtcgtctgggACTACAGTGAGGCAGACGACGGCTTCACCGGATCCCTAAAGCCCAGCATGGAGCTGTTTGGCCACGAAAAGAGCatcaacggcatcgacgtcaaTGGCTCGACGGGGCGCATCctcacggcgtcgtcggatGGTCGGGTCGGCGTCTGGACGTCGTCCAAGAGGGCCGCGCCACAGGCCGACCCCGACAGCCTTCCGTCGGCGCACAGCTCCAAGCGCGCCAAgctgtccgccgccgccggctccacGGCTCAGCGCGGGCCCTTGGCCATGATACCCATGCACAACGAGGCCGTgacggccgccatcttccaccccaacgacgccaccgtcgcgTACTCTGCCTCGCAGGATCATACCGTCCGGACCATCGACCTGACGACGCAAAAGGAGGTCTCGCGGCTGACAACGATGCACCCCATCatgtgcgccgccgcgctccccACCAACTCGCTGATCGCGGCCGGCACGTCGGCCAGGCACATCACCCTCCTCGATCCCCGCgagtcggccgcggccacggccgccatgaCCCTGCGCGGCCACGTCAACATGGTCGTctcgctgtcgccgtcgcccgaaAACGACTACTCCCTCGTTTCCGGCTCGCACGACAGCACATGCCGCGTATGGGACCTGCGCAGCGTGCGGCCTGGCGGTCTCGAGGAGGGCGGAGGTCGCGTGAGCGAGGCCGCCTACACCATCGGCCGGGAGTGGCTGCAGGGCAAAAagctgccggccgccggcgacggcgccaaggtGCTGAGCGTTGTGTGGGACAAGACGTGGGGCATTGTAAGCGGAggcgaggacaagaaggtGCAGATCAATAGGGGGAGAGGACTGCTTTCGTCATAG